In Halarcobacter mediterraneus, the following proteins share a genomic window:
- a CDS encoding GyrI-like domain-containing protein, producing MKVKYLEKFYVAGISTRTNNEIEFSEEGKIPALWQQYVDENIESKTFNKAKNMAMYGVYNKYENDVNSDYDYTIGVEVTKPKNAITIEKDKYLVFSKKGEFPEVVIETWKEIWAYFESESCEYERAYNFDFEKYAKEDEIEIYISIK from the coding sequence ATGAAAGTAAAATATTTAGAAAAATTTTATGTAGCAGGTATTAGTACAAGAACAAATAATGAAATAGAATTTAGTGAAGAAGGTAAAATTCCAGCTTTATGGCAACAGTATGTGGATGAAAATATAGAAAGTAAAACTTTCAATAAAGCAAAAAATATGGCTATGTATGGAGTTTATAATAAATATGAAAATGATGTAAACTCTGATTATGATTATACAATTGGAGTAGAAGTTACAAAACCTAAAAATGCCATTACTATAGAAAAAGATAAATATTTAGTATTTTCAAAAAAGGGTGAATTTCCTGAAGTAGTAATAGAAACTTGGAAAGAGATATGGGCTTATTTTGAGTCTGAATCTTGTGAATATGAACGAGCATATAATTTTGATTTTGAAAAATATGCAAAAGAAGATGAGATAGAAATATATATTTCTATTAAATAA
- a CDS encoding YnfA family protein codes for MVIEFAIYFLAAFFEILGCYSFWMVFKLEKSSFWLFLGVISLILFAYLLTKINLEFAGRAYAIYGGIYIISSLAWLFFVEKQAFNKWDIIGSLVVFTGICIILFGNQKAISNI; via the coding sequence TTGGTAATAGAATTTGCAATATATTTTTTAGCAGCTTTTTTTGAAATATTAGGGTGCTATAGTTTTTGGATGGTTTTTAAACTTGAAAAATCATCTTTTTGGCTCTTTTTAGGAGTAATTTCTTTGATTCTTTTTGCTTATTTACTTACAAAAATAAACTTAGAATTTGCTGGACGAGCTTATGCTATTTATGGAGGTATTTATATTATCTCTTCATTAGCTTGGTTGTTTTTTGTAGAAAAACAAGCTTTTAATAAATGGGATATTATAGGTTCACTAGTTGTATTTACAGGAATTTGTATTATTCTTTTTGGAAATCAAAAAGCTATAAGTAATATATAA
- a CDS encoding ATP-binding cassette domain-containing protein: MQHLQINNLSYKYLHNDILINLNLEFTNGFTSIVGQNGSGKTTLLKLISKKLKANTGTIVGNNLVYYCKQKMYSLPDNFEEFREDYRSKKYKLQELLGIEDEWLYRWESLSFGEKKKIQIAIALYSDVDILLLDEPTNHLDISTKELVIKALTTFNKIGIIVSHDKEVLDSLCTHTIIIKNKIFYKYNTFYSQAINEFKKEQDSLKKEFEKQNQKIKSLQKNIQSQKEKVSKSKSRLSKKSIDKKDKSLKEKINLAKLTGKDKNDSKKVDTFNTKLQQLNSQKINLDKEYKKGIAIEQISSKNDIFPFFIEEGSIKLTDKKTLFYPELCINKGDKIVLLGDNGVGKSTFIKQIVSRLNLDEILFLPQEIDLKKAQELFEEINNLSNEKKGELFTFITRLSSNAKTLLNNDFPSSGELKKLLFAKALLENIAFMILDEPTNHMDIDSILSLQEALKEYKGTVLFVSHDLHFIKNIKTKTWKISEKSPSNFNLEVLI; this comes from the coding sequence ATGCAACATTTACAAATAAACAATCTTTCTTATAAATATTTACATAATGATATTTTAATAAATTTAAATTTAGAGTTTACAAATGGTTTTACTTCTATTGTAGGACAAAATGGCTCAGGTAAGACTACTTTGTTAAAGCTTATTTCGAAAAAATTAAAAGCAAATACAGGAACAATAGTTGGTAATAATTTAGTATATTATTGTAAGCAAAAAATGTATTCTTTACCTGATAATTTTGAAGAGTTTAGAGAGGACTATAGAAGCAAAAAATATAAATTACAAGAGTTATTGGGTATAGAAGATGAGTGGCTTTATCGCTGGGAGTCTTTAAGTTTTGGAGAGAAGAAAAAAATACAAATAGCCATTGCTCTTTATAGTGATGTTGATATCTTGCTTTTAGATGAGCCTACAAATCATTTAGATATTTCTACAAAAGAACTAGTAATAAAAGCACTTACTACTTTTAATAAAATAGGAATAATAGTTAGTCATGACAAAGAAGTGTTAGACTCTTTATGTACTCATACTATTATCATAAAAAATAAGATTTTTTATAAGTACAATACTTTTTATTCACAAGCAATAAACGAGTTTAAAAAAGAACAAGACAGTTTGAAAAAAGAGTTTGAAAAACAAAATCAAAAGATTAAATCTTTGCAAAAAAATATTCAAAGTCAAAAAGAAAAAGTTTCTAAAAGTAAATCAAGACTTTCAAAAAAAAGTATTGATAAAAAAGATAAAAGTTTAAAAGAAAAAATAAACTTAGCAAAGCTAACAGGAAAAGATAAAAATGATTCAAAAAAAGTAGATACTTTTAATACAAAACTACAACAATTAAATTCACAAAAAATTAATTTAGATAAAGAGTATAAAAAAGGAATAGCAATAGAACAAATATCAAGTAAAAATGATATTTTCCCTTTTTTTATTGAAGAGGGTAGTATAAAACTAACAGATAAAAAAACTTTGTTTTATCCTGAACTTTGTATAAATAAAGGAGATAAAATAGTTCTTTTGGGAGACAATGGCGTGGGGAAATCTACTTTTATTAAACAAATAGTTTCAAGACTAAACTTAGATGAAATATTGTTTCTTCCCCAAGAAATTGACTTAAAAAAAGCACAAGAGTTATTTGAAGAGATAAATAATTTATCTAATGAAAAAAAAGGAGAACTTTTTACTTTTATAACAAGATTGTCTTCAAATGCTAAAACTCTATTAAATAATGACTTTCCAAGTTCTGGGGAGTTAAAAAAGTTATTGTTTGCTAAAGCCTTATTAGAAAATATAGCTTTTATGATATTAGATGAACCTACTAATCATATGGATATTGATTCAATTTTATCTTTGCAAGAGGCTTTAAAAGAGTATAAAGGTACAGTTTTATTTGTAAGTCATGATTTGCATTTTATAAAGAATATTAAAACAAAAACTTGGAAAATTTCAGAAAAAAGTCCATCTAATTTTAATTTAGAGGTTTTAATATGA
- a CDS encoding surface lipoprotein assembly modifier produces the protein MKRVIFLSLLVSTLCAKEQNYIELGGGIFKSKDNFSTESKGTILKYENAESDTMANPYIGFYYGYDVNDKINIYTESGMGGLSLGSEIEVNKGTFDIGINIDLLAKEEWENPFLIASERKETDTNEVGAYIGYSMHLNEDIMTKLKYKYSNKSYDKESVLDVLKREGNRHGISLETSHIINKKLALIYNINYEKYFAEGKASSYNSYGLDFGVMTEINRYLELMLLTEYSTKEYEEINPIFNETIESDSYGIISELKWKQPLNYKNTYLSFKLGYKKENANIDFYNKKDIFSFISIGYQF, from the coding sequence ATGAAAAGAGTAATATTTTTATCTTTATTGGTAAGTACATTATGTGCAAAGGAACAAAACTATATTGAATTAGGTGGTGGAATTTTTAAATCTAAAGATAATTTTTCTACTGAATCAAAAGGAACTATTTTAAAATATGAAAATGCTGAATCTGATACAATGGCAAATCCTTATATAGGCTTTTATTATGGTTATGATGTTAATGACAAAATTAATATCTATACAGAATCTGGTATGGGTGGACTTAGTTTAGGTAGTGAAATAGAAGTTAATAAGGGAACTTTTGATATAGGAATAAATATCGATTTATTGGCTAAGGAAGAATGGGAAAATCCATTTTTGATAGCTTCAGAAAGAAAAGAAACAGATACAAATGAAGTGGGAGCATATATTGGATATAGTATGCATTTAAATGAAGATATTATGACAAAGCTTAAATATAAGTATAGTAATAAATCCTATGATAAAGAAAGTGTATTAGATGTATTAAAACGTGAAGGAAATAGACATGGAATCTCTTTAGAAACAAGTCATATAATAAATAAAAAATTAGCTTTAATATATAATATCAATTATGAAAAATATTTTGCTGAGGGGAAAGCTAGTTCTTATAATAGCTATGGATTAGATTTTGGAGTAATGACTGAAATAAATAGATATTTAGAATTAATGTTATTAACAGAATATTCAACAAAAGAGTATGAAGAGATTAATCCTATTTTTAATGAAACAATTGAAAGTGATAGTTATGGTATTATAAGTGAATTAAAATGGAAACAACCCTTGAATTATAAAAATACTTATTTAAGTTTTAAATTAGGATATAAAAAAGAAAATGCAAATATAGATTTTTATAATAAAAAAGATATTTTTAGTTTTATTAGTATAGGGTATCAGTTTTAA
- a CDS encoding DMT family transporter, with product MSKTLYAHILILFATFISGGSFLVSQKLSGLINPISINLLRFLIATLTLLPFIFLKKEYRVKLISTFKRAFIISFFYTSFLIGMFISLEYTTALNTGAIFTLVPLLTALLSMMFFKQKIPKKQYIVYFLGIIGTCIVVFKASLQLFLSLTLNKGDTYFFISILFIAMYSICAKYFYKEDDELFVLVFLTLVGGCIWMSFALIIFNVPLQWDRISSDDFVSLGYISIPATLVTAYLYQKCTVILGPKKIMAYTYLTPASIAILMFIVSSQVLSYWVIMGILISTFSTIILLIKS from the coding sequence ATGTCAAAAACATTATATGCACATATCTTAATTTTATTTGCAACGTTTATATCAGGAGGATCATTTTTAGTATCTCAAAAATTATCAGGATTAATTAATCCTATTTCAATTAATTTATTAAGATTTTTAATAGCAACTTTAACTTTACTCCCTTTTATATTTTTAAAAAAAGAGTATAGAGTAAAACTTATTTCAACTTTTAAAAGAGCATTTATAATAAGTTTTTTTTACACATCTTTTTTAATAGGAATGTTTATCTCTTTAGAATATACAACTGCTTTAAATACAGGAGCAATATTTACCCTTGTACCCTTGCTTACTGCTTTATTATCAATGATGTTTTTTAAACAAAAAATTCCAAAAAAACAATATATAGTATATTTCTTGGGAATTATTGGAACTTGTATTGTGGTATTTAAAGCAAGTTTACAACTTTTTTTGTCACTTACTTTAAATAAAGGTGATACATATTTCTTTATTTCTATTTTATTTATAGCTATGTATTCTATTTGTGCAAAATATTTTTATAAAGAAGATGATGAGTTATTTGTTTTAGTTTTCCTGACATTAGTTGGTGGTTGCATTTGGATGTCATTTGCTTTAATTATATTTAATGTACCTTTACAATGGGATAGAATCAGTAGTGATGATTTTGTTTCTTTAGGGTATATTAGTATACCTGCAACTTTGGTTACTGCTTATTTATATCAAAAATGTACAGTGATTTTAGGACCTAAGAAAATTATGGCTTATACTTATTTAACTCCTGCTTCAATTGCAATACTTATGTTTATCGTATCTTCTCAAGTTTTAAGTTATTGGGTAATTATGGGTATATTGATATCTACTTTTTCTACCATAATACTTTTAATAAAAAGTTAA
- a CDS encoding GNAT family N-acetyltransferase, with protein sequence MKKIYEIQTEKLRLRQWKDSDYKAFAKINSDKDVMKYFPNILTQNQSDELADKCRFLISIQGWGFWAVEEKSTKEFIGFVGLNKPGYDLPFNPCVEIGWRLDKKYWGKGYATQAAKAVLNFAFEELKLEEVYAFTSVLNKKSYLVMERIGMKNTNNNFFHPLLPKNHSLAEHVLYKITKEKEMNTLL encoded by the coding sequence ATGAAAAAGATATATGAAATACAAACAGAAAAATTAAGATTAAGACAGTGGAAAGATAGTGATTATAAAGCTTTTGCAAAAATAAATTCAGACAAAGATGTAATGAAATATTTTCCAAATATATTAACTCAGAATCAAAGTGATGAATTAGCAGATAAGTGTCGTTTTCTTATCTCTATTCAAGGTTGGGGATTTTGGGCTGTTGAAGAGAAATCTACAAAAGAGTTTATAGGCTTTGTAGGATTAAATAAACCTGGATATGATTTACCTTTTAATCCTTGTGTCGAGATAGGATGGAGGTTAGATAAAAAATATTGGGGGAAAGGTTATGCTACTCAAGCAGCCAAAGCAGTTTTGAATTTTGCTTTTGAAGAATTAAAGTTAGAAGAGGTTTATGCTTTTACTTCAGTACTAAATAAAAAGTCATATCTTGTTATGGAACGAATTGGTATGAAAAATACTAACAATAATTTTTTTCATCCTTTGCTTCCAAAAAATCACAGTTTAGCAGAGCATGTTTTATATAAAATTACAAAGGAAAAAGAAATGAATACTTTATTATAA
- a CDS encoding aldo/keto reductase family protein — protein MINMIYGTAWKKENTASLVEEALLSGFKAIDTACQPKHYREDLVGEGLENAIKKGINRKDIFLQTKFTPISGQDRNNMPYEASDNVLIQLEKSFYKSKQNLKTDFIDSYLIHSPFAPLEDLLKVYKTMEEFVTSGEVGQIGISNCYDLNLLAYLYDTAKVKPSVIQNRFYSETQYDKEIREFARQRGIVYQSFWSLTANPHLLKLTEIQTLAKNYKRTVPQIFYKFLNQIGITPLNGTTSKTHMIEDLDIKNFSLEEDEVNSILRYI, from the coding sequence ATGATAAATATGATTTATGGAACAGCATGGAAAAAAGAGAATACTGCTTCTTTAGTAGAAGAAGCTCTTTTAAGTGGTTTTAAAGCCATAGATACTGCTTGTCAGCCAAAGCATTACAGGGAAGATTTAGTTGGAGAGGGTTTAGAAAATGCCATTAAAAAAGGTATTAATAGAAAAGATATATTTCTTCAAACAAAGTTTACTCCTATATCTGGACAAGATAGAAATAATATGCCCTATGAAGCTAGTGATAATGTTTTAATTCAACTTGAAAAATCTTTTTATAAGTCAAAACAAAATCTAAAAACAGATTTTATAGATTCTTATCTTATTCATTCTCCCTTTGCTCCTTTAGAGGATTTATTAAAAGTGTATAAAACTATGGAAGAGTTTGTTACTTCTGGTGAAGTAGGGCAAATAGGTATTTCAAATTGTTATGATTTGAATTTACTTGCATATCTTTATGATACTGCAAAGGTAAAACCAAGTGTAATTCAAAATAGGTTTTATAGTGAAACACAATATGATAAAGAAATAAGAGAGTTTGCAAGACAAAGAGGTATTGTATATCAAAGTTTTTGGTCACTAACTGCAAATCCTCATTTACTAAAACTTACAGAAATTCAAACATTAGCAAAAAACTATAAACGAACTGTACCTCAAATTTTTTATAAGTTTTTAAATCAAATAGGAATAACCCCTCTTAATGGAACAACTTCAAAAACTCATATGATAGAAGATTTAGATATAAAAAACTTTTCACTAGAAGAAGATGAAGTAAATTCAATACTTCGATATATATAG
- a CDS encoding SLC13 family permease, translated as MFKNIAFIVIPIFLYLSLFNFIEEQKDLLLISLILTTIIYWATNIVPLYFSSLIFLFTCLVFSLSTKEIIFSGFSSSAFWLVVAGMLIATAIKNVELNKRFTNFFAFIQNMTYLKILILISALSLGFSFIMPSSVVRIVLLVPFAISLAKALGFEEKDKGYIGILLSFILCSSIPAFTILPANVPNMILSGLTKEIYDYELLFSHYLLANFFILGFIKNIVIVSLIYLFFKDNIKDNKIEKENTTYSKNEKIVMITLSILLLLWLSDFIHKIPPSVIAIIGILFLAYPSINIIKAKDINTVNFSSLIFVAAIISLGSVVANNDYIKDSLLQLVNLYEPSKYEVFDYIKLTLLMSLSGIIITQPTIPAIYTPIAEHLSTISSFSLDEIFMMQVAAFSNVFFPFQAPPLAVGLALSGIKQKYMLKVVLLTALITIVFLYPLEAYWLKFIR; from the coding sequence ATGTTTAAAAATATTGCTTTTATTGTTATCCCCATATTTTTATATTTATCACTATTTAATTTTATTGAAGAACAAAAAGATTTACTACTTATATCTTTAATCCTTACTACAATAATATATTGGGCTACAAATATAGTTCCCCTATACTTTTCATCACTAATATTTTTATTTACTTGTTTAGTCTTTTCTTTAAGTACCAAAGAGATAATCTTTTCAGGGTTTTCATCTTCTGCTTTTTGGCTAGTTGTAGCAGGAATGTTAATTGCAACTGCTATTAAAAATGTAGAATTAAACAAGCGATTTACTAACTTCTTTGCTTTTATACAAAATATGACTTATCTAAAGATTTTGATTCTAATATCTGCTCTTTCTCTTGGTTTTAGTTTTATTATGCCTTCAAGTGTAGTAAGAATTGTATTATTAGTTCCTTTTGCTATTAGCCTTGCCAAAGCTTTAGGCTTTGAAGAAAAAGACAAAGGGTATATTGGAATTTTACTAAGCTTTATTCTTTGTAGTTCAATTCCTGCTTTTACTATCTTACCTGCAAATGTTCCAAATATGATTTTAAGTGGTTTAACAAAAGAAATATATGACTATGAGTTGCTTTTTTCTCACTATTTATTAGCAAATTTCTTTATTTTAGGTTTTATAAAAAATATAGTTATTGTGAGTTTGATTTATCTATTTTTTAAAGATAATATCAAAGATAATAAAATAGAAAAAGAAAATACTACTTATAGTAAAAATGAAAAAATAGTGATGATAACATTAAGTATTTTATTGCTTCTTTGGTTGAGTGATTTTATACATAAAATACCACCAAGTGTTATTGCTATTATAGGAATTTTATTTTTAGCATATCCAAGTATAAATATCATAAAAGCAAAAGATATTAACACAGTAAACTTTTCATCATTGATTTTTGTAGCAGCAATTATTAGTCTAGGAAGTGTTGTTGCAAATAATGATTATATTAAAGATAGTTTACTACAACTTGTAAATCTTTATGAACCTTCAAAGTACGAAGTTTTTGACTATATCAAATTAACTTTACTTATGTCTTTAAGTGGTATTATAATTACCCAACCAACTATTCCAGCCATATATACACCTATTGCCGAACATTTAAGTACAATAAGTAGTTTTAGCTTAGATGAAATATTCATGATGCAAGTTGCAGCTTTTTCTAATGTATTTTTTCCTTTCCAAGCTCCTCCTTTAGCAGTAGGACTTGCATTATCTGGAATAAAACAAAAATATATGTTAAAAGTAGTATTGCTCACAGCTTTAATTACTATAGTATTTTTATATCCTTTAGAAGCTTATTGGTTAAAATTTATAAGATAA
- a CDS encoding Crp/Fnr family transcriptional regulator has product MNTSTEEIFNSLKKTLDSYYPISEKTWEDFKNICIIKEIKKNEYAFELYDKVDAFSYVYKGLFRTFSFNEKAEEYTKKFFWETKFYGPMVALLYKKSINAVVQAIEDSIVIDIKHDKYRKLLEKYDDLKFFHIFYLEKHWVLERDDIGSSLVLDNAKKRYEKFNEEFKNIINRIPKYYIASYLGISPTHLSRIRKELKKNNTLSS; this is encoded by the coding sequence ATGAATACAAGTACAGAAGAAATATTTAACTCACTTAAAAAAACTTTGGATTCTTATTATCCTATTTCAGAAAAAACTTGGGAAGATTTTAAAAATATATGTATTATAAAAGAAATAAAAAAAAATGAATATGCCTTTGAACTTTATGATAAAGTAGATGCTTTTTCTTATGTATATAAAGGTTTATTTAGGACATTTTCATTTAATGAAAAAGCAGAAGAATATACAAAAAAATTTTTCTGGGAAACTAAATTTTATGGACCAATGGTTGCACTATTATATAAAAAATCCATAAATGCAGTAGTTCAAGCAATAGAGGATTCAATAGTTATAGATATTAAACATGATAAATATAGAAAACTTTTAGAAAAATATGATGATTTAAAATTTTTCCATATTTTTTATTTAGAAAAACATTGGGTATTAGAAAGAGATGATATAGGTTCTTCTCTTGTTCTTGATAATGCCAAAAAAAGATATGAAAAATTTAATGAAGAATTTAAAAACATTATAAATAGAATTCCTAAATACTATATAGCATCATATTTAGGTATCTCACCTACTCATTTGAGTCGTATAAGAAAAGAATTAAAAAAAAATAATACTCTTTCTTCATAA